CGGCTTCCAGTTGGAGCGCGATCTCGACGAGATCGCCTTCGCCATCCACGGCGCGCACGATTCCCAGAATGAAACCCGCTACACCGAGGTCATGGTCGGACGCTTCAACTCCACCAAAGTCGCCGATTTTCTCGGCAAGATGGCGAAATCTCGCGAAAGCTACCGCAGCCACGAGATCTTTCTCATCCCTTACGAGGACCGCATCGTTCGCGTGGTGATACTCAGCATCGACACCGTCGCCGTCTCCAATACCGGAGACCCAGCCCAGATGATGCACATCATCGACGAGTACCGGCGCTCAGCCTTTGCCTCCAGCGGCCCGCGACTGCTGAGCAAGTACTACCGGCGCGTGCCGTTCACCAGCCTGGCCTGGCTGATCACCGAAGTCGCGCCCCCGCAAGCGATCAGCCTCGGCGGCATCAGCCCGCTGCCGTTCATCCGCCAACTCTTCGGCGGAGGCGTAGTCGTTGGCTCCGCCCGCTACAACGGCAACGTCCAACTCCGCGCCGACGACTTCCTGAAAGACGAAGCCGCCGCCAAAGACCGCGCCCAACAACTCCAAAATTTCCTGAACCTATATAAGACAAGCGAGAGCCAAACCCGCCCCGAAAATCCCAATCCCGAAATGGAATCCGCCCTGAACAGCCTGAGCGTAGAACAAGAAGGTGAGCGGGTAAGAGTGAACGCATCGATTCCTAAGGCCCTGATTGAGAAGATGTTCGAGACCCCAATGGAACCAGAACCCGAGCCAACGCCAGCGAAGCCGAAAGGGCATCACAGACGGCACCGCAGGTGAGGCTGATCGGGTGCTCGGGGCCGGTAGGCATCGGGTGATCGGGCGATCGGGTGAAGGTAGCTGCTGGGTAAGGAAGAGGCTGGTTTCCTGTTTTACAATCGCTGCATGACGCATGAAGCCAACGAGCTGCTGCGGAAGGCTCTCGCTCTTCCCGCGGAAGAGCGCGCGGAATTAGCCAGCACTCTAATCGACAGCCTCGATCCCATCACCGACGAGCAAGCGGAAGCAGCCTGGCAGGTAGAGATCAGCCGCCGCATCGAGGAGTTGCGGTCCGGAAAAGCAAAAACTATTGCCTGGGATGTTGTTCGGAAGGAGACGCAGGCGATCCTGAATGGCAAGACCAAGCGTTGAATTCCATGCGGACGCGAGGGCTGAGTATGTAGCCGCGATCGAGTGGTACCGAAAGCGCAGTCCCAGAGCGGCACGAAATTTTGAGGCAGAGTTCAGCCAGGCAATCGAGCAGATTTGTAAGTCGCCCGAAAGTTGGAGTGTGTATGTGAAGGGCTGCCGGCGCTTCCTACTGCACCAGTTTCCCTTCCAGATTGTGTATCAAAGTTCTGCCGACATCATCTTCATTCTGGCCGTTGCTCATACCCACCGTACTCCTGGATATTGGAGAGCACGTCTTTAACTCCGGCTCTTAGGAGACATGACTAACATGTAAGGAGAACCGGCCGCCACCGGCCGTGTGTTTGCCCGGAACTGCTATACAGCGTTTCTATTCTGGAAGATCCTGCCTATACGAGAGTCGATAGCCATCGCGCTTGAGCTTCAAGCCCCGAAGGATATAGCAGTTCCAGGCAAACACACGGCCGGGGCGGCCGGTTCTCCTTTATTCATCTATCTCGTGTTCAGGAGCGCCGCGCATCCCCGCGCATGTGT
This Acidobacteriota bacterium DNA region includes the following protein-coding sequences:
- a CDS encoding addiction module component, family protein; translated protein: MTHEANELLRKALALPAEERAELASTLIDSLDPITDEQAEAAWQVEISRRIEELRSGKAKTIAWDVVRKETQAILNGKTKR
- a CDS encoding plasmid stabilization protein; the encoded protein is MARPSVEFHADARAEYVAAIEWYRKRSPRAARNFEAEFSQAIEQICKSPESWSVYVKGCRRFLLHQFPFQIVYQSSADIIFILAVAHTHRTPGYWRARL